A window from Osmia lignaria lignaria isolate PbOS001 chromosome 8, iyOsmLign1, whole genome shotgun sequence encodes these proteins:
- the LOC117608926 gene encoding uncharacterized protein LOC117608926, whose product MVESTDICVLQWAGHARYITEKFSELLARQALVDVTLICEEQKLCVHKLVLASNSTYFEHLKKPCLMDILFTTCEEHLFIVKEILQQDLGQEPIIFLKDLNFEILKAMVEFMYCGETTVPYRLLSSLLTATKTFKVKELTNVVNAMMTSHVENFEANIHTDKKVIESKIIRNKYNGSDYVHVKCNELEKDKCFLVCNESNSDVNLSENSPLENNAVTDPPEEELEHMLYEESQDFETNADQSNKLFSMTGSKLEENKNSTLFVNCKSKEVSNGYSDDRMINSNTLCTNDALKPILYEQCCDLSDIDDCEENSMSLSQSCLQQIEKDFAQYKFEATDVPSKIGKCVKVYTHKRRKSIDEIKTKFTDVNNIIQSPSSTDCIDLLDEPSTNDIPVTLLTSLDMESAEYIISLNTENIQSIVGATLTEQHTLNTGNRRDYEQ is encoded by the exons ATGGTTGAAAGTACTGACATTTGTGTCCTACAATGGGCTGGTCATGCAAGATACATTACAGAAAAATTTAGTGAATTGTTAGCACGCCAAGCACTTGTTGATGTTACCCTCATCTGTGAAGAACAAAAACTCTGCGTTCACAAACTGGTTTTAGCATCGAATAGTACATACTTTGAG CATTTGAAGAAACCATGTTTGATGGACATACTTTTTACAACTTGTGAAGAACACCTATTCATTGTAAAG GAGATTCTGCAGCAAGATTTGGGTCAGGAaccaattatatttttaaaagacCTAAACTTTGAGATTTTGAAGGCCATGGTCGAATTTATGTATTGTGGAGAAACTACTGTTCCTTATCGATTGCTGTCATCTTTATTAACTGCCACAAAGACTTTTAAG GTTAAAGAATTAACGAATGTGGTCAATGCCATGATGACTTCCCATGTAGAAAATTTTGAAGCTAATATACATACGGATAAGAAAGTTATCGAATCAAAGattataagaaataaatataacggTTCAGATTACGTACACGTAAAGTGCAATGAACTTGAGAAAGATAAGTGCTTTTTAGTTTGTAACGAGAGCAATAGTGATGTGAATCTAAGTGAAAATTCACCTTTGGAGAATAATGCGGTCACTGATCCTCCTGAAGAGGAGTTAGAGCATATGTTGTATGAAGAATCGCAAGATTTTGAAACTAATGCGGATcaaagtaataaattattttcaatgacAGGTTCTAAACTAGAGGAGAATAAAAATTCAACTTTATTTGTAAATTGTAAAAGCAAAGAAGTATCGAATGGGTACTCCGATGATAGAATGATAAATAGTAATACATTATGTACAAATGATGCATTAAAACCTATATTATATGAACAATGCTGTGATCTTTCAGATATTGATGACTGCGAAGAAAATTCTATGTCACTATCACAATCTTGCCTGCAACAAATTGAAAAAGACTTTGCACAATATAAGTTCGAAGCCACCGATGTTCCTAGTAAAATAGGAAAATGTGTTAAAGTTTACACTCATAAAAGACGTAAATCTATAGACgaaataaaaactaaatttACAGATGTAAATAACATAATTCAAAGTCCATCATCCACTGATTGTATAGACTTATTAGACGAACCGTCCACTAATGATATACCAGTTACACTTTTAACCTCGTTAGATATGGAAAGTGCTGAGTATATTATAAGCTTAAATACTGAAAATATTCAGTCCATAGTTGGAGCTACCCTAACCGAACAACATACACTAAACACAG GAAACAGAAGAGACTACGAGCAATAA
- the LOC117608993 gene encoding uncharacterized protein LOC117608993: protein MSINVTVNGNHLNIRRGRMVLSDLDQIKKNERDRRRRLRLEQVRQQSKEISDRLLERAKNIAKEELKKLETNDKLNLRQIHNEKIMEVQQKYQEDMADIGQAHISATLEPDYNAIMKEKDRQNKLAALKRGKEAIKQMKNIQQESVQQQQHEERLRQVREVENLRSTMIAKLPQKTISEKDTVRDDAQEEESKQHKPAKKKVKKFISKKSPGKITKSYIKVVGSDLRTHSSLLKSKTKNDSVVEQRSKTSLDATPSVEQTVCITQLENNRHSGEEVLNASTKKNKTTRYNPEDYAQATSNSTNSDSISSFSDDSSYFSDNNEQSTKTRTSKYIKCPAAAKVQLYDHSKHQSNTYDKPVGVVEKIHTWSEPSAIDLAQTIEQAETVETHLLESRKYNAQKRGEDAALREKVRRDYQTLMQNLNQLASEERKLKASQVERYPKSTHTQEHRRILRDQHKKKLNHAVRSLLSEECLEQCVSQPMERQITLPPRVSNGNVDVHGTWEEPCCSKRADAKKISRKKCEEEEESREEQILDMLKKVERQKRLLLQEFGVDLPNDIFNASMKPLFEKEKSVQTESQENANVPKPSSPEIRVINVPQDKNDKKGKSDSPIKTAEIAVQTTTGDKRSIVEDKGTQVELTQEDKDKAKSDTETVTKHYPLEPKITVITHETDNESSSSVTTNAVIDADKPSSKATPKKTKRSVKTSKRVPSKTFQKSSSTRISKASPSLKKCPKSRYPKKANTEDESSNRIKMYVDENGLNIKVQPPPVTEVAVDVSTQSSQLYSPSIQEQSTSKPHWIQSRSRIKIRDFSDTSTSFASPPPIKPRDILEALTNNISILELLDSSVNESMKRLKGDISPVSTPETPSPRTMRLPSNIPHPEKITKLLKSRGLQTNESNSLSSVRNSCSTSTDLSDELPSNQKPAALPKFPVSLEFCLCNNPNCNQMHAKFDEIRSYALKNCPQILQRYEDLQTTCAERIISLTNLIEKVRNEQKGMEFSIITADDTSLMQLPSPKFLTNDLQSVRKLVENIEAVHNQLAKTLIESQKIIKSKAVKDEGNQTKEKQIVIVEKSNTPKKVTDPVESKGVLKDKVKPKIIRDEKVNIRLDRFQLQAEPGTSTVKSGFRLVSKHNEEEMIEKLSKEILEQSKSFNNNVMVTKEVSSSRKHSIETSTDVTDSKDNASMNKSNDRVTAQYSTKEQKKNKDFIPILTDIPKVTKAVDTTTYTNGRSKPPVSLFSGPYRAEIESSGHELSTIIEFDTPDTINKSQNNVRSPSSTKRVAETQVIKSTDIAKPGENVHLLNLRNQRLEKECNSSIKKFSSVVGTQKIKEVEIFSDSPKTSKSTGGKDVIQETSNKKLQYNMANQESLQMEESVGTDPPANKHYINNKDKITSTSSNSFSELSGISQIASTPSSTILKYASSPEEMETALKKLGLGWAITTLKKTREASALSSSSNSDVTPINTAKRISPVKKQFDNNYGLPDISDVSSISIKEASKSTEQAVLLKGRTSTPKLQNSNSNSIGSNSTNTNVSENFQEPNNGLIIPNISLTKTKSNIKTLENV from the exons atgtccATTAATGTTACCGTCAATGGAAATCATTTAAATATACGCCGAGGAAGAATGGTATTATCTGATTTGGATcaaattaagaaaaatgaacGTGACCGTCGTCGAAGGTTACGCTTGGAACAG GTACGGCAGCAGTCCAAAGAAATATCAGATAGGCTTTTGGAACGTGCTAAAAACATAGCTAAGGAGGAActtaagaaacttgaaactaaCGATAAGTTAAATTTGAGGCAAATACATAACGAAAAGATCATGGAAGTGCAACAAAAGTATCAAGAGGACATGGCAGATATTGGTCAAGCGCATATATCTGCAACTTTAGAACCTGATTATAATGCAATTATGAAGGAAAAAGATAGACAAAATAAATTAGCAGCGttaaaaagaggaaaggaagcaattaaacaaatgaaaaatatacagCAA GAATCtgttcaacaacaacaacatgaAGAACGTCTACGTCAAGTAAGAGAAGTGGAAAATCTTAGATCTACAATGATAGCGAAACTTCCTCAAAAAACGATATCTGAAAAGGATACAGTACGTGATGATGCGCAGGAGGAAGAAAGTAAACAACATAAACCTGCTAAGAAAAAAGTgaagaaatttatttctaaaaaatcacctggaaaaataacaaaatcttacataaaa GTTGTCGGAAGCGATTTAAGGACTCATTCGTCGCTGTTGAAATCTAAAACAAAAAATGATTCAGTCGTAGAACAACGGTCTAAAACTAGTTTGGATGCAACACCATCTGTAGAACAAACTGTGTGCATAACTCAATTAGAAAACAACAGACATTCCGGAGAAGAAGTTTTAAATGCTTCGACGAAAAAGAATAAAACAACAAG gTATAATCCCGAAGACTATGCACAAGCAACTTCAAATTCAACAAATAGCGACAGCATTAGTTCATTTAGCGATGATTCGTCATATTTTTCTGACAATAATGAACAGAGTACTAAAACGAGAACATCGAAATACATTAAATGCCCAGCGGCCGCTAAAGTACAATTATATGATCACAGTAAGCATCAAAGTAATACGTACGATAAACCAGTTGGTGTAGTTGAAAAAATACATACATGGAGTGAg ccGAGTGCGATCGATTTAGCTCAAACAATTGAACAAGCGGAAACTGTTGAAACTCATCTATTAGAAAGTCGTAAATATAACGCACAAAAGCGTGGCGAGGATGCCGCGTTAAGGGAGAAAGTACGTCGAGATTATCAAACGCTCATGCAGAATCTAAATCAACTTGCAAGTGAAGAACGTAAATTAAAAGCAAGCCAGGTGGAACGTTATCCG AAAAGTACCCACACGCAAGAGCACAGAAGGATACTAAGAGACCAGcataaaaagaaactaaatcACGCGGTAAGAAGCTTGTTAAGCGAAGAATGTTTGGAGCAGTGTGTTTCGCAGCCGATGGaaaggcaaatcactcttcccCCAAGAGTAAGTAATGGAAACGTTGATGTACATGGCACCTGGGAAGAGCCGTGCTGCAGTAAACGTGCGGATGCTAAGAAAATTTCTCGAAAGAaatgcgaagaagaagaagagtcgCGCGAAGAACAGATATTAGATATGTTAAAGAAGGTTGAAAGGCAGAAACGATTATTATTACAAGAATTTGGGGTAGACTTACCGAATGATATTTTTAACGCGTCCATGAAACCGttgtttgaaaaagaaaagtcgGTTCAAACTGAATCTCAAGAAAACGCAAACGTTCCAAAACCTTCATCACCGGAGATCAGAGTAATAAATGTACCTCAGGATAAGAATGACAAAAAAGGTAAGAGTGATTCTCCTATAAAGACAGCAGAAATTGCTGTACAAACTACCACAGGAGATAAACGTAGTATAGTTGAAGATAAAGGGACCCAGGTAGAATTAACTCAAGAAGACAAAGATAAAGCTAAATCCGACACCGAAACAGTTACTAAACATTATCCGCTCGAACCAAAAATTACCGTTATTACCCACGAAACTGATAACGAATCCTCAAGTTCGGTAACTACAAACGCGGTCATTGATGCTGATAAACCAAGTTCAAAAGCAACTCCTAAAAAAACGAAGCGCAGTGTGAAAACGTCCAAACGAGTTCCGTCGAAAACGTTTCAAAAGTCAAGTTCAACGCGTATAAGTAAAGCTTCACCTTCTCTAAAGAAGTGTCCGAAATCACGTTATCCGAAAAAGGCAAATACTGAAGATGAGTCTAGCAATAGAATCAAGATGTACGTTGACGAAAATGGGCTTAACATAAAAGTGCAACCGCCTCCAGTTACAGAAGTAGCTGTAGATGTAAGCACGCAAAGTTCCCAATTATATTCGCCAAGTATCCAAGAACAATCGACGAGTAAACCACACTGGATTCAGTCTAGATCAAGAATTAAAATAAGGGACTTTTCGGATACGTCAACATCTTTTGCTAGCCCACCGCCGATCAAACCTAGAGATATACTCGAAGCTTTAACTAATAACATCTCTATACTGGAGTTGTTAGATTCTTCGGTAAACGAAAGCATGAAGCGTTTGAAAGGAGACATCAGTCCAGTATCAACGCCGGAAACTCCTTCGCCACGTACCATGAGGTTACCTTCGAACATACCTCATCCTGAGAAGATTACAAAATTGTTAAAGTCAAGAGGTCTTCAGACAAACGAGAGTAATTCACTGTCGTCTGTTAGAAATAGCTGTTCAACGTCTACAGATTTATCAGACGAACTACCGTCGAATCAGAAACCTGCTGCATTACCAAAATTTCCAGTTTCTTTAGAATTTTGTCTATGTAACAATCCAAACTGTAATCAGATGCACGCtaagtttgatgaaattcgcaGCTATGCATTGAAGAATTGTCCCCAAATATTGCAAAGATACGAGGATCTTCAAACTACTTGCGCGGAGAGAATAATTTCATTgacaaatttaattgaaaaagttCGAAACGAGCAGAAag GTATGGAATTTTCTATAATCACAGCGGATGATACCAGTTTGATGCAGTTACCTTCCCCAAAATTCCTGACTAATGATCTGCAAAGTGTTCGAAAGCTTGTAGAAAATATAGAAGCGGTCCATAATCAGCTTGCAAAGACACTGATAGAATCCCAAAAGATTATTAAAAGTAAAGCGGTTAAAGATGAGGGTAATCAAactaaagaaaaacaaatagtaATTGTCGAAAAGAGTAATACGCCGAAGAAAGTAACCGATCCTGTTGAATCGAAAGGCGTATTAAAGGATAAGGTTAAGCCAAAGATCATTCGCGATGAAAAAGTAAACATACGACTGGACAGATTCCAATTACAAGCCGAACCTGGAACGTCGACGGTAAAATCAGGTTTTCGACTTGTTTCAAAACATAACGAGGAAGAAATGATAGAGAAGTTATCGAAAGAAATTTTGGAGCAAAGCaaaagttttaataataatgtaatggtAACGAAGGAAGTTAGCAGCTCAAGAAAACATTCCATCGAAACTTCAACGGATGTTACCGATTCAAAAGATAATGCTTCAATGAATAAAAGTAATGATAGAGTAACAGCACAATATTCAACTAAAGAG caaaaaaaaaacaaagatttTATTCCGATACTAACTGATATTCCAAAAGTAACGAAAGCAGTAGATACTACTACATATACCAATGGTAGAAGCAAACCACCAGTCAGCTTATTTAGTGGTCCATAcag AGCTGAGATTGAATCATCAGGTCACGAGTTATCGAcgataattgaatttgataCACCGGATACTATAAATAAAAGTCAGAATAACGTTAGAAGTCCATCATCGACAAAAAGGGTTGCTGAAACACAAGTAATTAAAAGTACCGATATAGCGAAACCAGGGGAAAATGTTCATTTACTTAATCTACGTAATCAACGCTTAGAGAAAGAGTGTAATTCTTCGATTAAAAAATTCTCTTCAGTGGTCGGTACACAGAAAATAAAAGAGGTTGAAATCTTTTCTGATTCGCCAAAAACGTCTAAAAGTACAGGAGGTAAAGATGTTATTCAAGAAACAAGtaacaaaaaattacaatataataTGGCCAATCAAGAATCCTTGCAAATGGAAGAATCTGTAGGTACTGATCCTCCAGCGAACAAGCATTACATAAACAACAAAGATAAAATCACATCGACCAGTTCAAATAGTTTTTCTGAATTATCCGGAATATCCCAAATAGCAAGTACACCATCGTCTACTATATTAAAATATGCATCATCCCCGGAAGAAATGGAAACAGCTCTTAAGAAACTTGGTCTAGGTTGGGCGATAACAACATTAAAGAAAACACGTGAGGCCAGTGCTTTAAGCTCGTCATCAAATTCAGATGTAACACCGATAAATACTGCCAAAAGAATATCACCGGTTAAAAAAcaatttgataataattatgGTTTGCCAGATATTAGCGATGTGTCATCAATATCAATTAAAGAAGCTAGCAAAAGTACAGAGCAAGCTGTTCTTTTAAAAGGCCGAACTTCCACaccaaaattgcaaaattctaattctaacaGCATAGGGAGTAATTCGACTAATACAAATGTTTcggaaaattttcaagaacCTAATAATGGTTTGATCATTCCTAATATATCTCTTACTAAAACCAAATCTAACATTAAGACTTTAgaaaatgtataa